One stretch of Amycolatopsis sp. 195334CR DNA includes these proteins:
- a CDS encoding VWA domain-containing protein: protein MTEERLRKWRLVLGGEDDGTGAGLSDEDSGVDGALAALYDAPPDEARGGRRTGGLGGSSPRVARWLGDIRRYFPGTVVQVMQRDAVDRLGLTRMLLEPELLSAVEPDIHLVGTLLSLNSVLPQETKETARGVVREVVAELEDRLAEPTRAAVRGALDRAARTHRPRLSDVDWSRTIRTNLRHYSPELGTIIPERLIGYGRRARQVRREVILCVDQSGSMAESVVYSGVFGAVLASMHSLSTRFVAFDTEIADLTEHLADPVDVLFGTQLGGGTDINRALAYCQTLITSPANTLLVLISDLYEGGVREELLRRAAELTGAGVQMVALLALSDSGAPSYDRENAAALAELGVPAFACTPDLFPELMAAAIRRDDLSQWAGRMTS, encoded by the coding sequence ATGACCGAGGAGCGGTTGCGGAAGTGGCGGCTGGTGCTCGGCGGCGAGGACGACGGCACCGGGGCCGGACTGTCCGATGAGGACAGTGGCGTGGACGGCGCGCTGGCCGCGTTGTACGACGCCCCACCGGACGAAGCACGCGGCGGCCGCCGCACCGGCGGGCTGGGCGGTTCTTCACCGCGGGTGGCGCGCTGGCTCGGCGACATCCGGCGTTACTTCCCCGGCACGGTCGTCCAGGTGATGCAGCGCGATGCCGTGGACCGGCTGGGCCTGACTCGGATGCTGCTCGAACCGGAGCTGTTGTCGGCTGTCGAGCCGGACATCCACCTCGTCGGCACCCTGCTGTCGTTGAACAGCGTGCTGCCGCAGGAGACAAAGGAAACCGCGCGCGGCGTCGTCCGCGAGGTGGTCGCCGAGCTGGAAGATCGACTGGCCGAACCGACCAGGGCCGCGGTCCGGGGTGCGCTCGACCGCGCCGCTCGCACCCACCGCCCGCGCCTGTCCGACGTCGACTGGTCGCGCACCATTCGCACCAACCTGCGGCACTACTCGCCCGAGCTGGGCACGATCATCCCGGAACGGCTGATCGGCTACGGCCGCCGCGCCCGCCAGGTGCGGCGGGAGGTGATCCTGTGCGTCGACCAGTCGGGCTCGATGGCCGAGTCGGTGGTGTACTCGGGGGTGTTCGGCGCGGTGCTGGCGTCGATGCACTCGCTGAGCACGCGGTTCGTCGCCTTCGACACCGAGATCGCCGACCTGACCGAACACCTGGCCGACCCAGTCGACGTCCTCTTCGGCACCCAGCTAGGTGGCGGCACCGACATCAACCGCGCCCTGGCCTACTGCCAAACCCTGATCACCAGCCCGGCGAACACGCTGCTGGTGCTGATCAGCGACCTCTACGAAGGCGGCGTCCGAGAGGAGTTGCTACGCCGAGCCGCCGAACTCACGGGCGCGGGCGTGCAAATGGTCGCCCTCCTAGCCCTCTCCGACTCAGGCGCCCCTTCCTACGACCGGGAAAACGCCGCCGCCCTAGCCGAGCTGGGTGTGCCCGCCTTCGCCTGCACCCCCGACCTCTTCCCG
- a CDS encoding AAA family ATPase, whose product MTSTVLRPHAEQDHADELAALAAVDDRPRPPSWRLSPWAVVQYLLGGTLADGTEITPKYVGQRRLIEVAVATLATDRALLLLGVPGTAKTWVSEHLAAAISGDSTLLVQGTAGTAEEAIRYGWNYARLIAEGPSDQALVESPVLRAMRDGRIARLEELTRIPADVQDSLITLLSEKTLPVPELNTEVQARPGFNLIATANNRDKGVNELSSALRRRFNTVVLPLPDTAEAEVEIVSRRVAQLGASLELPADVADLAEIRRVVTVFRELRAGRTEDGRTAVKSPSGTLSTAEAISVLTGGLALAAHFGDGVLRAHDVAAGILGAVVKDPVADRAIWVEYLETVVREREGWDDFYRAGQEIAG is encoded by the coding sequence ATGACTTCCACTGTGCTGCGGCCGCACGCCGAGCAGGACCACGCCGACGAGCTGGCGGCGCTGGCCGCCGTCGACGACCGCCCGCGCCCGCCGTCGTGGCGCCTGTCGCCGTGGGCGGTGGTGCAGTACCTGCTCGGCGGCACGCTGGCGGACGGCACCGAGATCACCCCGAAGTACGTGGGGCAGCGGCGGCTGATCGAGGTCGCGGTGGCCACCCTGGCCACCGATCGCGCGCTGCTGCTGCTCGGCGTGCCCGGTACCGCGAAGACCTGGGTGTCCGAGCACCTGGCGGCGGCGATCAGCGGGGACTCCACGCTGCTGGTGCAGGGCACCGCGGGCACCGCCGAGGAGGCCATCCGCTACGGCTGGAACTACGCGCGGCTGATCGCCGAGGGGCCGAGCGACCAGGCGCTGGTGGAGAGCCCGGTGCTGCGGGCCATGCGCGACGGCCGCATCGCCCGGCTCGAGGAGCTGACCCGCATCCCGGCCGACGTGCAGGACTCGCTGATCACCCTGCTCTCGGAGAAGACGCTGCCGGTGCCGGAGCTGAACACCGAGGTCCAGGCGCGGCCGGGGTTCAACCTGATCGCCACCGCGAACAACCGCGACAAGGGCGTCAACGAGCTGTCCAGCGCGCTGCGCCGCCGGTTCAACACGGTGGTGCTGCCGTTGCCGGACACCGCCGAGGCCGAGGTGGAGATCGTCAGCAGGCGGGTGGCGCAGCTGGGCGCGTCCCTGGAACTGCCCGCCGACGTGGCCGACCTGGCCGAGATCCGGCGCGTGGTCACCGTGTTCCGCGAGCTGCGGGCCGGGCGCACCGAGGACGGGCGCACCGCGGTGAAGTCGCCGTCGGGCACGCTCTCCACCGCGGAGGCGATCAGCGTGCTCACCGGGGGCCTGGCGCTCGCCGCGCACTTCGGCGACGGGGTGCTCCGCGCGCACGACGTGGCCGCGGGCATTCTCGGCGCGGTGGTCAAGGACCCGGTCGCCGATCGCGCGATCTGGGTGGAGTACCTGGAAACCGTGGTCCGCGAGCGCGAGGGCTGGGACGACTTCTACCGCGCCGGGCAGGAGATCGCCGGGTGA
- a CDS encoding DUF5682 family protein has protein sequence MSVHLLGIRHHGPGSARAVRTELAELAPDVVLIEGPPEADALVPLVRDLRPPVALLAYASDDVSRAAFWPFALFSPEWQALRYAVEHEVPVHFCDLPAAFQFAEPDGTRSGRAADPLARLAAVAGYDDPERWWDDKIEHWRDGTSPFEVIAEAMTALREDEPDSDVREQRREAYMRTVLRRTIKQGYERIAVICGAWHVPALASPLPPANRDQAVLKGLPKRKVSCTWVPWTHGRLAGASGYGAGVRSPGWYHHLFTTDENVTARWMTDAAAVLRDQDLPVSTAHVIEAVRLADTLATLRDRSSAGLAEVSESIQAVLCDGDELRGKLVVEKLMVGERLGAVSEQVPQAPLAADLTATARRLRLKRDPVVRELDLDLRTDSGLGKSRLLHRLRILGIHWGVREVSAIRGKGTFRETWELAWEPSFEVDLIAAAVYGTTVPVAATEVVRKVVAGRPPLPEITTAVEDCLLADLTDALPEVLAALDERAAADADVAHLMAALPALARVTRYGDVRGTDVGALRVVADRMLARVCAGLPPAAHNLDDDAATRLGELVDDVHEATTLLDDGAKERWIDALVGLIDAPGLPSLLAGKLARILLDADRLDTGDVEVRLARVLTAGVEPVKGAAYVEGFFAGGALLLVHDDRLLRVIDAWLAAIPGDQFTEVLPLLRRTFGAFAGPEKRAIGERAAGLTSGGGARKAVVTEELDEERAEAVLPVLATLLGVGR, from the coding sequence GTGAGCGTGCATCTGCTCGGCATCCGGCACCACGGCCCCGGTTCGGCCAGGGCCGTGCGCACCGAACTGGCCGAGCTGGCGCCGGACGTGGTGCTGATCGAGGGCCCGCCGGAGGCCGACGCGCTGGTGCCGCTGGTCCGCGACCTGCGGCCGCCGGTGGCGCTGCTCGCCTACGCGAGCGACGACGTCTCGCGCGCGGCGTTCTGGCCGTTCGCCCTGTTCAGCCCGGAGTGGCAGGCGCTGCGGTACGCGGTCGAGCACGAGGTGCCGGTCCACTTCTGCGACCTGCCCGCCGCGTTCCAGTTCGCCGAGCCGGACGGCACCAGGTCCGGTCGCGCGGCGGATCCGCTCGCGCGGCTGGCCGCCGTGGCCGGGTACGACGACCCGGAACGCTGGTGGGACGACAAGATCGAGCACTGGCGTGACGGGACCTCGCCGTTCGAGGTGATCGCCGAGGCGATGACGGCCCTGCGCGAGGACGAACCCGATTCCGACGTCCGCGAGCAGCGGCGCGAGGCGTACATGCGCACGGTGCTGCGCCGCACGATCAAACAGGGCTACGAACGGATCGCGGTGATCTGCGGGGCCTGGCACGTGCCCGCGCTGGCGAGCCCCCTGCCGCCGGCCAACCGCGACCAGGCCGTGCTCAAGGGCCTGCCGAAGCGGAAGGTTTCGTGCACCTGGGTGCCGTGGACGCACGGGCGGCTGGCCGGGGCCAGCGGTTACGGCGCCGGCGTGCGTTCCCCCGGCTGGTACCACCACCTGTTCACCACCGACGAGAACGTCACCGCCCGCTGGATGACCGACGCCGCCGCGGTGCTGCGCGACCAGGACCTGCCGGTGTCCACCGCGCACGTGATCGAGGCGGTCCGGCTCGCCGACACGCTGGCCACCCTGCGGGACCGGTCGTCGGCCGGGCTGGCCGAGGTGTCGGAGTCCATCCAGGCGGTGCTCTGCGACGGTGACGAACTGCGCGGGAAGCTCGTCGTCGAGAAGCTGATGGTGGGGGAGCGGCTCGGCGCGGTGTCCGAGCAGGTCCCGCAGGCGCCGCTGGCCGCGGACCTGACGGCCACCGCCCGGCGGCTGCGGCTGAAGCGGGATCCGGTGGTCCGCGAGCTGGACCTCGACCTGCGCACCGATTCCGGGCTCGGGAAGTCACGGCTGCTGCACCGCCTGCGCATTCTCGGCATCCATTGGGGCGTCAGGGAAGTCTCCGCGATCCGGGGCAAGGGCACCTTCCGCGAGACCTGGGAACTGGCCTGGGAACCCTCGTTCGAGGTGGACCTGATCGCCGCCGCGGTCTACGGCACCACGGTGCCGGTCGCGGCCACCGAGGTGGTCCGGAAGGTGGTGGCCGGGCGGCCGCCGTTGCCGGAGATCACCACGGCGGTGGAGGACTGCCTGCTCGCCGACCTCACCGACGCGCTGCCCGAGGTGCTGGCCGCACTGGACGAACGCGCCGCCGCGGACGCCGACGTGGCGCATCTGATGGCCGCGCTGCCCGCGCTCGCCAGGGTCACCCGGTACGGCGACGTCCGCGGTACCGACGTCGGTGCGTTGCGCGTGGTCGCCGACCGCATGCTGGCGCGGGTGTGCGCCGGCCTGCCGCCCGCCGCGCACAACCTCGACGACGACGCGGCCACGCGCCTCGGCGAACTGGTCGACGACGTGCACGAGGCGACCACCCTGCTCGACGACGGCGCGAAAGAGCGCTGGATCGACGCGCTCGTCGGCCTGATCGACGCGCCCGGCCTGCCGTCGTTGCTCGCCGGGAAGCTGGCGCGCATCCTGCTCGACGCCGATCGGCTGGACACCGGCGACGTGGAGGTCCGGCTCGCGCGCGTGCTCACCGCGGGCGTCGAACCGGTCAAGGGCGCGGCCTACGTGGAGGGCTTCTTCGCCGGTGGCGCCCTGTTGCTGGTCCACGACGACAGGCTGCTGCGGGTGATCGACGCCTGGCTCGCGGCCATTCCCGGCGACCAGTTCACCGAGGTGCTTCCCTTGCTGCGACGCACTTTCGGCGCGTTCGCCGGGCCGGAGAAGCGGGCCATCGGGGAGCGCGCGGCCGGGCTGACTTCCGGCGGTGGTGCCCGGAAGGCCGTGGTGACCGAAGAACTCGACGAGGAACGGGCCGAGGCCGTGCTGCCGGTGCTCGCGACACTGCTGGGGGTGGGCCGATGA
- a CDS encoding DUF5691 domain-containing protein — translation MTAWEDLVGVALLGTRRRAPDLGALPPAVRELAGERADPADALLTAGALLTAYRRAGWQPEGAAETLPVAETDHRPYLPDAARERLARLLTASRPELLAEWLGVVAARGLRVPPERLPALAESARAKPALRGPVALVAGPAGRWLAGLNPEWRFLTAAAPEPGTGADDWRFGSPAQRRSWLAVALVADPEGARAAFLGSWESEPAEVRATVLELLGEHLRAEDEPFLEAALGDRAASVRQLASALLARVPGSALGRRMAERLRPLIHVREDVLEVEVPDGDTRWLRQVVAATPPEFWAEFGTPAELVRLSVRGAPASVLREGWTVVAVRHRDARWAKALFDADPGRADAGTLIQVLAPPERAKVLARLIRQARPEAVARLVVDLPAPWPPEVGTVLLDWLAGREDTRAVAHAAVTIARTVPPECLGHPLATTAPEPGSAPWRRALAETLNFRREMYEELA, via the coding sequence GTGACGGCCTGGGAGGATCTGGTCGGGGTCGCGCTGCTCGGCACCCGGCGGCGCGCGCCGGACCTGGGCGCGCTGCCGCCCGCGGTGCGGGAGCTGGCCGGTGAGCGCGCCGATCCGGCGGACGCGCTGCTCACCGCGGGTGCCCTGCTCACCGCGTACCGGCGGGCGGGCTGGCAGCCGGAGGGCGCGGCGGAAACTTTGCCGGTGGCCGAAACCGACCACCGGCCGTACCTGCCCGACGCGGCCAGGGAGCGGCTGGCCCGCCTGCTCACCGCGAGCCGTCCCGAACTGCTCGCGGAGTGGCTCGGCGTGGTGGCCGCGCGCGGGTTGCGCGTGCCGCCGGAGCGGTTGCCCGCGCTCGCCGAATCCGCCCGCGCGAAACCGGCCCTGCGCGGGCCGGTGGCACTGGTCGCCGGTCCCGCCGGGCGGTGGCTGGCCGGGCTGAACCCGGAATGGCGCTTCCTCACCGCCGCCGCGCCCGAGCCGGGCACCGGGGCCGACGACTGGCGCTTCGGTTCCCCGGCGCAGCGGCGCTCCTGGCTGGCGGTCGCGCTGGTGGCCGATCCCGAAGGCGCCCGCGCGGCGTTCCTCGGCAGCTGGGAGAGCGAACCCGCCGAGGTCAGGGCCACCGTGCTCGAACTGCTCGGTGAGCACCTGCGCGCCGAGGACGAGCCGTTCCTCGAAGCCGCGCTCGGCGATCGGGCCGCTTCGGTCCGGCAACTGGCGTCGGCGCTGCTGGCCAGGGTGCCCGGGTCCGCGCTCGGCCGCCGGATGGCCGAGCGCCTGCGACCGCTGATCCACGTGCGCGAGGACGTGCTCGAGGTCGAGGTCCCCGACGGTGACACCCGCTGGCTGCGGCAGGTGGTCGCGGCGACCCCGCCCGAGTTCTGGGCCGAGTTCGGCACCCCGGCCGAACTCGTGCGGCTGAGCGTGCGCGGCGCACCCGCGTCGGTGCTGCGCGAGGGCTGGACCGTGGTCGCCGTGCGGCACCGGGACGCGCGCTGGGCGAAGGCGCTGTTCGACGCCGACCCCGGCCGGGCCGACGCGGGCACGCTGATCCAGGTGCTGGCCCCACCCGAACGCGCGAAGGTGCTGGCGCGGTTGATCCGCCAGGCCCGCCCGGAGGCGGTGGCGCGGCTGGTGGTCGACCTGCCCGCGCCGTGGCCGCCCGAAGTGGGCACGGTGCTGCTCGACTGGCTGGCCGGCCGCGAGGACACCAGGGCGGTCGCCCACGCCGCGGTCACCATCGCGCGCACGGTGCCACCGGAGTGCCTCGGGCACCCGCTGGCCACCACCGCGCCCGAACCCGGTTCGGCGCCCTGGCGGCGGGCGCTGGCCGAAACCCTGAACTTCCGCCGTGAGATGTACGAGGAGCTGGCATGA